TGCCCGATCAAAAACACGATCAGAAGCGGCACGATCGCCGACACGGCGGCCGCCATGATCAGCGAGTAGAACTCCCCGTTGATCGTCGAGAACTTTTGCATCGCCAGCTGGATCGTGTACAGCCGGTCCGACTTCAGGAAAATGAGCGGGTTCTGATAGTCGTTCCACGTCCAGATGAACCGCAAAATCGCGTACGTCGCCACCGCCGGCCGCACGAGCGGCAGGGCGACCGACCAGAACGTGCGGAAATGCCCCGCTCCGTCGATTTTCGCCGAATCGATGTAGTCGGAATGCACGCCCATGAAAAACTGCCTCAGCATGAACGTCCCCAGCACGCTGAAACTGCCGAGCAGCACGAGCCCGATATGCGTGTCGAACAAGCCGATATAACGGTACAAAATGAACTGCGGCACCAAAATCGCCTGTTGCGG
The sequence above is drawn from the Candidatus Reconcilbacillus cellulovorans genome and encodes:
- a CDS encoding sugar ABC transporter ATP-binding protein yields the protein MAWADQARKAVVTLIMLAGGVLFLLPFAWMLSTSFKIEADVFKYPIEWIPKRWNGWENYKEVWFGKYPFWLYYLNSIKVSVLTTLVSAFVSSLAAYGFSKIDFPAGRWLFLLVLATYMVPQQAILVPQFILYRYIGLFDTHIGLVLLGSFSVLGTFMLRQFFMGVHSDYIDSAKIDGAGHFRTFWSVALPLVRPAVATYAILRFIWTWNDYQNPLIFLKSDRLYTIQLAMQKFSTINGEFYSLIMAAAVSAIVPLLIVFLIGQKQVIEGISLGGVKG